DNA sequence from the Methylacidiphilum kamchatkense Kam1 genome:
CCAAAAGCCTTTAGAATTTATCCCTATTCTCTGTGGCGGCTTACACGATCTCATCATTTATGACAACGGCAAGGATGCCCTTTCAATGATGCGAATGCTTGCTGCCGCTCTTCGTGAAGTGCTTAACGCTTATGGGGAAAAAGCAGCTCTTATCATTAGCATTGATGGATGCCATATTGGCCCAAGATTTGGTCATCCTTTGGACTTAACAAAAGTATTGCTCAAAGATACAGAATCGTGGGAAAAAGAACTATGGAAAAAAGTCGAAGAACAAAATTTAGAAGGTTTTCTTGCGCATCTTCAAAAGGAAAAAAATATTCGTTTTTTTGATGGTGTGGGTGCTATTGCCCTTCTTATGGAAATCTTCAAAGATAAACCATTTTTCTTTAAAAGAACCTATTATGAACAATGGTTTGAACCTCGAGACAGTTCCGCTGTCACTTTCTCTAGTGGATTCTTGACTTACTGATTCCCACAAAAATACTTCCTTTAACTCTAAAAAGAAAACAGCTGAATATTTATTTTTAAAAAGAGCTTTCCTAGAATAATTTAGACTAGAGCACGAATCATTTTTTAACTTATCTTATCTGCCATGACCTCAACCACTCCATCTCATCCACGCGTTCGATTCGCTCCGTCTCCTACCGGCTATCTTCATATAGGCGGAGCTAGAACTGCTCTATTCAATTGGCTTTATGCCAGGCATACGAACGGAACTTTTATTTTGAGGATCGAAGATACCGATGCAAGCCGAAATACCCCTCAAGCCTTATCGGTCATTTTTGAGAACCTCCGCTGGTTAGGCCTAGATTGGGACGAAGGTCCTTTACCTGATGGCAGCACCATTGGATCATTTGGTCCTTATTTTCAAAGCCAGAGAAAAGATATTTACGAAGCTTACTGTAAGAAGCTGATCGATAAAGATATGGCCTATATCAAAGAGGGAGCTGTTCTTTTCCGAATGCCTCGAAAGCGAATCATTGTGCCAGATATTATCTGTGGCGATATCTATTTTGATTGTACGCTAGAAAAAGATTTTGTGATTCGTAGAAAAGACGGCTCCTTTGTGTTTCACCTCGTTAATGTTGTAGACGATTGTGAAATGAAGATAACCCATGTGATCCGGGGAGAAGATCATTTATCTAATACCCCTAAACATATTGCCATTTTTGAATCTTTGGGGATAAAGTCACCTCTTTATGCTCATATTCCCCTTATCCTCAATCCGGAAGGCTCAAAAATGAGCAAACGAGATAAAGGTTCTTCTGTCCAGGAGTATATTGATGAAGGGTATTTACCTAAGGCCTTCCGCAATTATTTGTGTTTGCTTGGCTGGTCGATCAAAGAAAATAGAGAGATATTCGACATTGAAGAGGCAATTGCAAAGTTCGATCTAACTCAGATTCATCGGAGCAACGCTCGTTTTAATCGTCAAAAGCTGCTGTGGATTAATGGAGAATACATGAGAGCGATGCCCTTAGAGGAACTACTTCCCCACGCTTTATCCTGGCTTAAGAAGGCAGGTCTTATTGATGACCATTATGATAATATCCCCTTTTTGAAAGGGGCTGTTGCTATCGTAAGAGAAAAAGTAAAAACGGGCAAAGAACTTGTTGATTGGATGAAACCCCTGCTCAGTGAGCAAATCGAATACGAAGATGCTGTGTTGCAAAAATACCTAGACAACAAGGGAAAGAATATCCTTAAAGAAGTCTTCCCATATCTTGAAAAGATTTCTCCTTTTCAATCAAAGGAACTTGAAGAAACAATTAAGAGCCTAGCGATGAAAAATGGAAGAAAGACTGCCGATTATATTCACAGACTTAGGGTAGCGCTTACGGGAAGAACAGTTGGACCCAGTCTTTATCCAATGTTGGAAGTACTAGGAAAAGAGAAGGTTTTGAATAGATTACATAAAGTGCTATTTGAACATGAATGATGATTTATGACGCTGGCCTCATGGATAACCTTGTTTAGAATTGTATCCCTTCCTCTTATACTCTTTTTCCTTAATCAATACCAAAAGAGTGATGAAATAAGCCAACCGGATGAAAAACTGCGGGCAGGTTCCTTGATTTTTTTTCTAGTTGCCGCCTTTTCTGACTGTATCGATGGGTATTTGGCCAGGAACTGTGGACAAAAAAGCAAGCTAGGAGCCATTCTGGATCCGATCGCTGACAAATTACTTCTTTTTGTCATGCTGTTTTCCTTAGCGACCATCAACGCTTCAAAAATAGCTAAAATTCCTTTATGGTTACCTCTTCTAATAGCTTCCAGAGATCTTTTCCTTCTTTTTGGTTTTCTTTTTTTAAAAGCCCTACACAAAGAAATGGAAGTTCAGCCGCATTGGACTGGCAAATTGGCTACATTCACAAGTTTTAGCCTAGTGGGTTTTTCTCTGCTTGGAATTGCAAAACTAACCAATATTTCGGTCTATTTGTGTGCGCTTTTCCTTATACTTTCTAGTATAGTATATTCTATCAGAGCCATAAAAATTCTACTATCTCAACATCATTCTGTTTCTCCAACTGCAAAAAAAGATAATCTTCTATAGGGATGAAAGTCGTTGCCATTATCGGAAGGCCGAACGTTGGAAAGTCTCTTTTGTTCAATAGGATCTGTTGCAAAGAACTATCCCTGGTCCATGATATCCCAGGGGTCACAAGGGATCGAATCATTTCTTTTATTCACAGGGATGGGCAAAAAGCAATGGTCATAGATACAGGAGGGTTAGACTTTAATCCAAAAACAAATTTAGAAAAGTCCCTTTTCGAGCAAATTGAGACTTCTTTAACAGAAGCTACCCATATCCTTTTTGTCGTCGATGGCAGAACTGGACTCACTCCTTTAGATCAAGAAATAGGAAAATTTTTAAAGAAAAGGCAAAAGCCAGTCTTTGTTGTCGTCAACAAAATAGATGATCCTAAACTGGAAAATAACACTTTGGACTTTGTTGCACTTGGATTCGATACCATTTTCCCAGTTTCAGCAGCACATAATAGAGGGATAGAAGAGCTTCTTCGTTCCATCTTTGCGACCAATTCCATTGAGACAGAGCAAAAGGATTTAAAACTGCCCGCTTCTCCTCCTACCCGCATCGCCGTCATAGGCCAACCCAATGCTGGAAAATCAACGTTGATAAACGGGCTTATTGGAGAAAAAAGGCTTGTGGTGGACGAACATCCGGGAACAACTCATGACGCTGTGGATGTTGATTTTAGTATCGCTGGCGTTCCTTTCACGCTGATCGATACGGCAGGGCTCAGAAAAAAAATAAACTGCAACCAGGCTTAGAAAGCAAAATCGCTGGTCGGACTGTACATGCTATAAACCGCTCACATATCGTTTTATTTGTCATTGATGCTGAAAAAGGAATCAGCCTGCAAGACAAAAAAATTGGTGGATTAATACAAAAGGCATTTCGGCCCTGTATCATTGTCCTCAATAAAATTGATTTGTTAGAGAATTCCTTCGATCGGAGAAACTGGGGGAAAGAAAGTCGCCTACTGATACAAAGAGAGCTTCCTTTTTTAAGTTATGCGCCTGTAGTGGCACTCAGTGCTGAAAAAAAATGGAATTATCAAAGCTTATTCACTGCTATTCTTCTTGTCGACCAGGAAAGAAAAAAATGCATTCCTACCCATGAAGTTGCCGAATTTTTCCAAAGGACCTTGCATCAATTCCCCCCACAGCCCATTCAAGGTAAAAGATTAAAAATTTACTACGCCACACAACTTAAAGATAAAGACAGTTCAAAAGCGCCTCCTTGTCCAACATTTGTTCTTTTTGTCAATAATCTCACCTTACTCAAAGCAGCCTATAAAAAATTTCTTGAAGGGAAACTGCGCCAAACTTTTTCCTTTACAGGTTGTCCCATTTTGTGGAAATGGAAAAAGGCCCAGGGGAAAAAACCACTTCTGATCCAAAAATAGTTATTAGCTTCTCCCTGGAACAGGACCCTTGAAATCGTTTTCAGGAAAATAGACGGTTTCCTACCCATACCGCAAACATCCGGCAAGCTACTTACTCCTGTAGAAGCGTGGCCATGTTCGGACTTATAGCCAATTCAAGGCCGCAACTTCAATGTAGCAAGCATTTTAAAAAAATTTGGTCCAGCCCTACACGCCAACCCATTTATGGATGGAGACAATGAATCTGACCCAGGCCATAGGACACGTAAGAAAAGCAGCTTTGCTAAAGTAAAGATTCGTTCCTCTTAAGATAGGCATAAAAGGGAATGGATTCCCCTAAAATCCCTTTGTAAAACATCTGACAGACTGAGCCTCGACGACTATATTTTGCCAGTTCGTCTTTTTTATTTATTGTTTTAGCAATGCCCTCATCCTCTTTTAAGCCGATCGCACCATCCGATGTCAGAGCTATTCTTTCCAGAATGAACCTAGAAGAAAAGATTGGACAGTTGGTTCAATTAAGTCCCAAGGATGGCATGCTATCTGAAGAGCTAAAAACTCTTATTCAAAAAGGAAAAGTAGGCTCCTTTTTAAACCTAACAGACCCCTCACAAATTGAAGAAGCTCAGCGGATCGCTTCGCATAAAAGCCGTTTGCACATTCCTTTACTATTTGCATTCGATGTTCTGCATGGTTTTAAAACCATTTTTCCTATCCCGATTGCTTTGGCATCTAGTATGGATGCAGAACTGATTGAGCAAGTAGCTCGTGCTTCCGCTAAAGAAGCAAGAGCTTTTGGAATTCATTGGACTTTTGCTCCCATGCTTGATGTTTGTCGAGATCCTAGATGGGGAAGAGTAGCCGAAAGTCCAGGGGAAGACCCTTTTTTAGCCTCTCTCCTTTCATCAGCATGGATCAAAGGGTTTCAAGGCACGAACCTTTCTTCTTCCAGTCTCCTTGCTGCATGTCCTAAGCATTTTGTCGGTTATGGAGCTGTCGAAGGTGGGAGAGATTACAATTCAGTAACTATATCTTATAGGCTACTTCAAGAAATCTATCTTCCTCCATTCCTCCAAGCCTTTAAACAAGGAGCATTTGCAACGATGGCAGCCTTTGTTGCCATTAATGGCTTACCGCCAGCCGCCAATTCACAGTTGCTAAAAGACTTATTAAGAAAGGACATTGGATGGGAGGGTCCAGTTATCAGCGATTGGAATGCTGTCAGAGAACTGGTCCATCATGGGATTGCTGAAAATGAAAAAGCTGCCGTGGCAATAGCCATAAATTCTGGTATTGACATAGATATGGCTAGTGGTCTTTATTCCCAATATTTAGAAGAACTCCTCAAAGAAGGAAAGGTCAAAGAAGAAACGATTGATGATGCTGTCCAGAGGGTCCTAACCCTTAAAAATAAGCTCGGACTTTTTACCCAAGAGCCACATCCTCTAAAGATAGATCAAAATAGATGGCAGACCATTCTTAAGACCAACAAGCAAATAGCTTTGGAAGCAGCCAAAAAATCCGTGGTGTTATTAAAAAATGAAGATGGACTGCTCCCCATTGCTCCTTCTATTCGCTCTATTGCTCTAATCGGTCCTTTCAGTGAAGAACGCAAAGAACATTTAGGCCCATGGTCTGCCATTGGAGATGGCAATGAAGTAATAACCCTTGCTGAAGGCCTAAAAAGATATGCTCCTAGGGGAACAAAAATCAACGTGGTTGAAGGCTGCAATAGGTTTCGCCATGGCACGGTGGATTATCAGCAAGCCCTCAAAATCGCTCAAAGTAGTCAACTGATAGTCGCAGCGGTGGGAGAAAAAGCAAATATGTCAGGAGAAGCTGCATCGAGAGCTTTTTTAGACTTTCCAACACAACAGCAGCAGCTTATTGAAGCCTTATTAGAAACCAAAGTCCCAGTTGTCCTCATAGTCTTTAGCGGCAGGCCGCTGGATCTCTCAAGAATCATTGCCAAAACAAAAGCAATCCTGCAAGCTTGGTTTTTAGGAACAGAAACCGGAGAAGCCTTAGGACAGATACTTTTTGGGCTCTACAATCCTTCTGGAAAGTTGCCGATCACTTTCCCAAGATCCGTCGGACAGATCCCTATTTATTACGCTCAACTTCCTACCGGTAGACCAGCCAACCGCTCCTTTCCCTCCAGCCGCTATATCGACCAAAGCACCACCCCCCTTTTCCCTTTTGGTTATGGATTAAGTTATACTACTTTCCATTACAGCTTCCCTACTCTCAATCGTTCCAGAATCAATTATCATCAAACATTAGAGATCCAGACAGAAATAGAAAATACAGGCACGGTTCCTGGAGAAGAAATCGTACAGCTTTACATTCGTGATCCAGTAGCTTCCATTTCAAGACCTTTAAAAGAATTAAAAGGAATACAAAGAGTCTTTCTTAACCCTGGAGAAAAACAAAAAATTAAATTTACTATTTCCTCCGAGGATTTAGCTTTTATAGATTATGAAGGGAAAAGAAAGATTGAACCTGGCCGGTTTTTTCTCTGGGTTGGACCCAATTCAACAGAAGGGAAAAGAGCACAGTTTGATCTTATCCCATAATCCTACGCCTGCCGAAAAAAAACATTTACAAATAAACCAAAAGAAACTTTTGTCTCGTATCGCTTTTTCTTTTTTAAGGAAAAGAAATTCAAAAGGCTGTGGCTACCACCAAGATAACAAAGAACTCAATGCTCTCTCTGTATTGTGACTTAATAATTTGCATGCTACTATTTCCAACAAAATATTTTCGTATATTACAAAGTATAGTGCTAATCCAATGCCTTTTTCAAACGCTTCGCTGCAATGAGACGCTCTGCTTCCCTAGATAGCCCATATGCAATCATCGGTAAGAGCCGTTTGGCAGAGGAACTCCGAAGAATGATAGCAATCGCTGCTCTGACTGATCAACCAGTATTGATTTCTGGAGAAACTGGCAGTGGCAAAGAAATCGTTGCAAAAGCCATTCACTTTAGCAGTTCAAGAGCAATGCACCCTTTTGTTTCCATCCATTGTGCATCCCTTCCCAAAGAATTAGCTGAGAATGAAATCTTCGGGGCCCATTTTGCTGGTGTAGAATCTCAGAGGACGGTTATGGGACATAAAGGAAAAAAATTAGAGGCCATTGGGGGCACTCTTTTTCTTGATGGAGTAGAAGAACTGGAAGCTTCTCTCCAATCAAAACTTCTTCGCCTTTTTGAAGAAGAGAAAATCACCAAAGCTAGATCTATTCGGATAATAGCTTCTAGCAAAGAGACGATTGAAAAAAATATACAAAGTGGACAATTTCGTAAGGATCTTTTCTACCGGTTAAATGTCATTCGCATCCATACACCTCCCCTTAGAGAAAGAAAAGAAGATATTCCTGATTTAGTCCAATTTTTTATTGCTAAATATGCAAAGGAAAATCCCAAACGGATATCAAAAAAAGCGCTTTCTTTACTCTATAGATATCATTGGCCAGGAAATGTCAGGGAATTAGAAAATCTAATTATTCGACTTTGTCTAACTCAGCCAAAAAAGACCATAGAGCCTATGGATATTGATCTGCCTTTTAATAATCCACTTGAAATAAAAGAAATCCAAAATCTTTTCAACTTACCTCTTCCGAAAGCCTTAGAAGAACTTGAACAAATGTTCATCCATAAAGCTCTTGCCGAATGTCCCACTCGCTCGGCTGCCGCTAAAAAACTTGGAATTGTAAGACCCCTGCTTTACGCTAAGTTACGTAAGTACGATATCCGTTAATATTTCTTTTTCTTTTCTTGCTTTACAAGGATAGTAAATTTTCTTTTAAAAAAAGAAGGATTTTTCCATGGATTTCATACAAGAAGACAACTCCTATTTTCACTCTACTAAAAAAATCTATCCTCCACTTCCATGCTCGCAGAACGATTTAGTCGATTCCATGCAAACGTATTTTACCCTCTACAAAGAATCTATTGCTCATCCTGAACTTTTCTGGGAGAAAATAGCCAAAGATATCGACTGGTTCGAACCATGGACTAAAGTTTTCGATGGCCAATTCCCTCATTGTCAGTGGTTTTGTGGAGGCAAACTTAATGCAGCTTATAATTGTTTAGATAGGCATTTAAGCGGAAATAGAAAACATAAGACTGCCATACTCTGGGAAGGAGAATTTGGAGAAAGGATTTCTTACACTTATCAAGAGTTAAGTCAAGAAGTGGCTAGATATGCCAATGTCTTAAGAAGGCATGGAGTCAACTGCTCAGATACGGTGATCATTTTCATGCCTTTAATCCCCCAAGCGATCATCACTATGCTTGCGTGTGCACGTATTGGCGCTATTCACAGCGTCGTCTTTGCTGGATTTAGTGCAAAGTCACTCCTTGAACGAATAGTTGATAGTGGAGCCAAGATCATTGTTAGCGCCGATGGTGGCTTTCGGAGAGGCAAAATCATTCCTTTAAAAGAGCGTGTGGACGAAGCGCTTAAACACAGCTCACAAGTTCAAAAAGTCCTTCTTTTTAAAAGGACAGGGGCCCCCATTGGGTGGTGCCATGGCAGAGACTATTGGATGGAAGAAGAAGCTAGTTTGGTTGAAACTACTTGCGAGCCGGTTCCCTTAGACAGTGAGCATCCCCTCTTCATTCTTTATACCAGTGGCACGACCGGAAAACCAAAAGGGGTTGTCCATTCCACCGGAGGCTATTTGGTTCAAACGGCTTTCAGTTCGAAGATTGTATTTGATCTACAAGAAGAGGATTTATACTGGTGCACGGCCGATATTGGGTGGATTACTGGCCATAGCTACGTCGTCTATGGTCTGCTAGCTAACGGAGCATCCGTTTTCATTTATGAAGGAGCTCCCGATTTTCCTTCTTACGACCGATTTTGGCAGCTAATCGAAAAATACAAGATCACTATATTCTATACCTCTCCCACCGCGATCCGATCCTTTATCAAGTGGGGGACCCAATGGATAGAAAAACATGATCTCTCTTCCTTAAGAATATTGGGCAGTGTCGGAGAACCTATTAATCCCGATGTATTTTTATGGTTCTACAAAAATATTGGCAAAGAAAAATGTCCCATCGTAGACACATGGTGGCAAACGGAAACAGGGTCTATTTTGATATCCCCTCTGCCCAAGGTTACCCCAATGAAACCTGGTTCAGCCACTTTTCCACTTTTTGGAATAGAACCTGAGGTCGTTGATGAAAAAGGGGAGCCCATGCCTGCTGGGAAAAATGGGTTGTTGGTCATAAAAAAACCATGGCCTTCGATGTTAAGAGGCATCTATGGGGATGAGGAGAGTTTCAAAAAAATTTACTTCAGTAGAATCCCAGGAGTATACTTTACAGGGGATGGAGCGTATAAAGATAAAGAAGGTTATTTCTGGATTATAGGCAGAATCGATGATGTGATCAATGTCTCAGGACATCGCATTGGATCTGCTGAATTAGAAAGCGCACTCATTAGTCATCCAGCAGTTGCTGAAGCTGCAGTCATTGGAGTCCCTGATCCAGAAAAAGGAGAGGCTCTTATAGCCTACGTAACACTCAAAGAAGGATGGACTTCGTCATTGGACTTAGAGAATGCTTTAAAGGAACATGTTGTAAAAGAGATAGGCTCTATAGCAAGACCAAAGGAAATTCGATTCATTGATGCATTACCTAAGACTCGAAGTGGCAAAATTGTTCGCAGACTTCTAAAAGAAATCAGTCGTGAGGGGCATATTTCAGGAGATATAACCACGCTAGAAGATAGCCAGTGTTTAGATAAGCTAATAAAAGGCTAAAAAATATTCTTGATCGCCAACGAGAAATAGTCTATGGCAAGTTTGTTTTCTATTTTCCTTCCTTGCCTGTAGACAAAAACGGCTGAGATTAGTTTTTTTAAGAACTTTCTTTTTTGAGTCTTCCTTGGAAAGAAGAGAGTCAGAGAACACGATATGCAGCCTAAAAAAAACCAATATACAGCTAGACCCATGAAAACGATCTTGCTTTTAATTATTTCCAACATATTCATGACTTTGGCATGGTATCTGCACTTGAAATTCAGACACAAACCTTTACCTACAGCTATTATGATGAGTTGGGGACTAGCCTTCTTTGAATATATTTTTCAGGTGCCAGCCAATAGAATTGGATCGTATTCTTTTAGCGTGACTCAACTGAAAGTGCTTCAAGAATGTATTACTCTGGCAGTCTTTACCCTGCTTGCTTGGATCATTTTCAAAGAGTCCCCTAGCTGGAATCTCTTGATTGCCTATCTATTCATCATAGGAGCGGTATTCTTCGCTTTTAAAGGATAAAAATAGAAAAAAAACTTTGATCTACAATTTAAGATCTCAAGAATGTGAAAACATAGAAGGCCACCGAAAGTCTTATACTTAAAACCGAAAGGTTTACCCTTTTGAATTCT
Encoded proteins:
- the gltX gene encoding glutamate--tRNA ligase: MTSTTPSHPRVRFAPSPTGYLHIGGARTALFNWLYARHTNGTFILRIEDTDASRNTPQALSVIFENLRWLGLDWDEGPLPDGSTIGSFGPYFQSQRKDIYEAYCKKLIDKDMAYIKEGAVLFRMPRKRIIVPDIICGDIYFDCTLEKDFVIRRKDGSFVFHLVNVVDDCEMKITHVIRGEDHLSNTPKHIAIFESLGIKSPLYAHIPLILNPEGSKMSKRDKGSSVQEYIDEGYLPKAFRNYLCLLGWSIKENREIFDIEEAIAKFDLTQIHRSNARFNRQKLLWINGEYMRAMPLEELLPHALSWLKKAGLIDDHYDNIPFLKGAVAIVREKVKTGKELVDWMKPLLSEQIEYEDAVLQKYLDNKGKNILKEVFPYLEKISPFQSKELEETIKSLAMKNGRKTADYIHRLRVALTGRTVGPSLYPMLEVLGKEKVLNRLHKVLFEHE
- a CDS encoding CDP-alcohol phosphatidyltransferase family protein codes for the protein MTLASWITLFRIVSLPLILFFLNQYQKSDEISQPDEKLRAGSLIFFLVAAFSDCIDGYLARNCGQKSKLGAILDPIADKLLLFVMLFSLATINASKIAKIPLWLPLLIASRDLFLLFGFLFLKALHKEMEVQPHWTGKLATFTSFSLVGFSLLGIAKLTNISVYLCALFLILSSIVYSIRAIKILLSQHHSVSPTAKKDNLL
- a CDS encoding GTPase is translated as MKVVAIIGRPNVGKSLLFNRICCKELSLVHDIPGVTRDRIISFIHRDGQKAMVIDTGGLDFNPKTNLEKSLFEQIETSLTEATHILFVVDGRTGLTPLDQEIGKFLKKRQKPVFVVVNKIDDPKLENNTLDFVALGFDTIFPVSAAHNRGIEELLRSIFATNSIETEQKDLKLPASPPTRIAVIGQPNAGKSTLINGLIGEKRLVVDEHPGTTHDAVDVDFSIAGVPFTLIDTAGLRKKINCNQA
- a CDS encoding ribosome biogenesis GTPase Der, whose product is MSLQDKKIGGLIQKAFRPCIIVLNKIDLLENSFDRRNWGKESRLLIQRELPFLSYAPVVALSAEKKWNYQSLFTAILLVDQERKKCIPTHEVAEFFQRTLHQFPPQPIQGKRLKIYYATQLKDKDSSKAPPCPTFVLFVNNLTLLKAAYKKFLEGKLRQTFSFTGCPILWKWKKAQGKKPLLIQK
- a CDS encoding glycoside hydrolase family 3 N-terminal domain-containing protein, encoding MPSSSFKPIAPSDVRAILSRMNLEEKIGQLVQLSPKDGMLSEELKTLIQKGKVGSFLNLTDPSQIEEAQRIASHKSRLHIPLLFAFDVLHGFKTIFPIPIALASSMDAELIEQVARASAKEARAFGIHWTFAPMLDVCRDPRWGRVAESPGEDPFLASLLSSAWIKGFQGTNLSSSSLLAACPKHFVGYGAVEGGRDYNSVTISYRLLQEIYLPPFLQAFKQGAFATMAAFVAINGLPPAANSQLLKDLLRKDIGWEGPVISDWNAVRELVHHGIAENEKAAVAIAINSGIDIDMASGLYSQYLEELLKEGKVKEETIDDAVQRVLTLKNKLGLFTQEPHPLKIDQNRWQTILKTNKQIALEAAKKSVVLLKNEDGLLPIAPSIRSIALIGPFSEERKEHLGPWSAIGDGNEVITLAEGLKRYAPRGTKINVVEGCNRFRHGTVDYQQALKIAQSSQLIVAAVGEKANMSGEAASRAFLDFPTQQQQLIEALLETKVPVVLIVFSGRPLDLSRIIAKTKAILQAWFLGTETGEALGQILFGLYNPSGKLPITFPRSVGQIPIYYAQLPTGRPANRSFPSSRYIDQSTTPLFPFGYGLSYTTFHYSFPTLNRSRINYHQTLEIQTEIENTGTVPGEEIVQLYIRDPVASISRPLKELKGIQRVFLNPGEKQKIKFTISSEDLAFIDYEGKRKIEPGRFFLWVGPNSTEGKRAQFDLIP
- a CDS encoding sigma 54-interacting transcriptional regulator; amino-acid sequence: MRRSASLDSPYAIIGKSRLAEELRRMIAIAALTDQPVLISGETGSGKEIVAKAIHFSSSRAMHPFVSIHCASLPKELAENEIFGAHFAGVESQRTVMGHKGKKLEAIGGTLFLDGVEELEASLQSKLLRLFEEEKITKARSIRIIASSKETIEKNIQSGQFRKDLFYRLNVIRIHTPPLRERKEDIPDLVQFFIAKYAKENPKRISKKALSLLYRYHWPGNVRELENLIIRLCLTQPKKTIEPMDIDLPFNNPLEIKEIQNLFNLPLPKALEELEQMFIHKALAECPTRSAAAKKLGIVRPLLYAKLRKYDIR
- the acs gene encoding acetate--CoA ligase translates to MQEDNSYFHSTKKIYPPLPCSQNDLVDSMQTYFTLYKESIAHPELFWEKIAKDIDWFEPWTKVFDGQFPHCQWFCGGKLNAAYNCLDRHLSGNRKHKTAILWEGEFGERISYTYQELSQEVARYANVLRRHGVNCSDTVIIFMPLIPQAIITMLACARIGAIHSVVFAGFSAKSLLERIVDSGAKIIVSADGGFRRGKIIPLKERVDEALKHSSQVQKVLLFKRTGAPIGWCHGRDYWMEEEASLVETTCEPVPLDSEHPLFILYTSGTTGKPKGVVHSTGGYLVQTAFSSKIVFDLQEEDLYWCTADIGWITGHSYVVYGLLANGASVFIYEGAPDFPSYDRFWQLIEKYKITIFYTSPTAIRSFIKWGTQWIEKHDLSSLRILGSVGEPINPDVFLWFYKNIGKEKCPIVDTWWQTETGSILISPLPKVTPMKPGSATFPLFGIEPEVVDEKGEPMPAGKNGLLVIKKPWPSMLRGIYGDEESFKKIYFSRIPGVYFTGDGAYKDKEGYFWIIGRIDDVINVSGHRIGSAELESALISHPAVAEAAVIGVPDPEKGEALIAYVTLKEGWTSSLDLENALKEHVVKEIGSIARPKEIRFIDALPKTRSGKIVRRLLKEISREGHISGDITTLEDSQCLDKLIKG
- a CDS encoding DMT family protein, encoding MKTILLLIISNIFMTLAWYLHLKFRHKPLPTAIMMSWGLAFFEYIFQVPANRIGSYSFSVTQLKVLQECITLAVFTLLAWIIFKESPSWNLLIAYLFIIGAVFFAFKG